One genomic region from Drosophila busckii strain San Diego stock center, stock number 13000-0081.31 chromosome 3R, ASM1175060v1, whole genome shotgun sequence encodes:
- the LOC108603084 gene encoding transcription factor Ouib has translation MLPNICRVCGIDADTIAVKEVPTYLFEKSARKLLRQIQLLTGLLLESKQQLPEVICVICKSDLDCAMEFRRRCLRNHKRWTQPKTKLNATGTHVLCVRRSARISREQSPSKARHPIEVLIEVEQPNTASEDDDGIDHLDMATYSDALDFSDTEDELYEPPSKNTEGKRRCAKGTKPKCAKRNTFICDQCGRHFCGRAAFERHLRKHSGIRPYVCNECPARFLSTGELKSHQEMHSSNRLYFPCRYCDRTYVNYSGRLRHERTHTNERPYACNTCGKAFTNSYILKNHMLVHTGKRMFKCETCERSFLRITHLQTHYRSRTHKQNVCLQEQEQQLQIVSESAMQPSITDSQSIVVGGIEVPLESQQLQQLIDIDTTVFI, from the exons ATGTTACCAAATATTTGTCGCGTTTGTGGCATTGATGCGGATACCATTGCTGTTAAAGAAGTGCCAACATACCTTTTTGAAAAGAGTGCGCGTAAACTATTGcgacaaattcaattattaactGGCCTACTC ttagaatccaagcagcagctacctgAGGTCATATGTGTCATATGCAAAAGTGATCTAGACTGTGCCATGGAATTTCGCAGACGTTGCTTGCGCAACCACAAAAGATGGACGCAGCCAAAGACAAAGTTAAATGCTACGGGCACACATGTGCTCTGTGTGCGTCGTAGTGCACGCATTAGTCGCGAGCAGTCTCCCAGCAAAGCAAGGCATCCCATAGAAGTGCTTATCGAGGTAGAGCAGCCAAATACTGCATCAGAAGATGATGATGGCATTGATCACTTGGATATGGCCACTTATAGCGATGCGCTAGACTTTTCAGACACTGAAGATGAGCTCTACGAGCCGCCTAGTAAAAATACGGAGGGAAAACGACGCTGTGCCAAAGGGACAAAACCAAAATGTGCCAAGCGAAATACTTTTATATGCGACCAATGCGGTAGACATTTCTGTGGCCGTGCAGCCTTTGAGCGTCATCTACGCAAGCATAGCGGCATAAGGCCCTATGTGTGCAA CGAATGCCCGGCACGCTTTCTATCTACGGGTGAGCTAAAGAGCCATCAGGAGATGCACTCTAGCAATCGTCTATATTTTCCATGTCGCTATTGCGATCGCACCTACGTTAACTATAGTGGACGACT TCGACATGAACGCACGCATACAAACGAACGTCCCTATGCGTGTAACACCTGCGGCAAAGCTTTTACCAACTCGTATATACTAAAAAATCATATGCTGGTCCACACTGGCAAACGCATGTTTAA ATGTGAAACATGTGAACGATCCTTCTTGCGTATAACCCACTTGCAGACACATTACCGGTCAAGAACGCACAAGCAAAATGTGTGCCTACAAGAACAGGAACAGCAATTACAAATAGTCTCCGAATCTGCAATGCAACCGTCTATTACTGATTCACAATCCATAGTTGTAGGTGGTATTGAAGTGCCTTTGGaaagccagcagctgcaacagcttaTAGACATAGATACtacagtttttatataa
- the LOC108603086 gene encoding transcription factor Ouib codes for MDAKRCRVCGGSNICERSLNLFEAGNRKLVRHIQMLTGLRLRLSQDAPVLICFCCQSDLKMAMTFRRLCLRAQRTWLPYVEEKDDSSQSEADTASASPNASPKLREPRSCTVVNTYRESDTEEEKPQQTVEVMIKEEFNATSIEDARERDHLDPDFVMKAELVVDMDSTSCASLESMPHDDDYKPANQTLKTDKKKLKIRKEVTVYICEQCGAHVKTKQLFERHMRKHTGDRPFACDACPGRFLSASELRAHTVTHTGQRPFPCRYCSNRYTNYTGRLKHERMHANVRPFVCEECGKAFTNNYILKNHRLVHTGERSFSCELCKRSFLRKTHLKTHYRSNTHKQNVEKQQIAPPAVT; via the exons ATGGATGCCAAAAGATGCAGAGtctgcggcggcagcaacatatGCGAGAGAAGCCTCAATCTCTTTGAGGCGGGCAACCGGAAATTAGTACGACACATACAAATGCTAACAGGATTGCGG CTGCGCCTTTCGCAAGATGCACCTGTACTTATATGTTTCTGTTGTCAGTCAGATCTCAAGATGGCAATGACATTTCGCAGACTTTGTCTAAGGGCGCAAAGAACGTGGTTGCCGTACGTGGAAGAAAAAGATGATTCTTCGCAGAGCGAGGCCGATACTGCCAGTGCCAGTCCAAATGCTAGTCCGAAGCTAAGAGAGCCTCGTAGCTGTACTGTTGTCAATACATATAGAGAGAGCGATACAGAGGAGGAGAAGCCACAGCAAACAGTTGAAGTTATGATTAAAGAAGAGTTTAATGCAACGTCAATTGAGGATGCCAGGGAACGTGATCATTTGGATCCCGATTTTGTTATGAAGGCGGAACTTGTTGTTGACATGGACTCAACCTCATGCGCCAGCTTGGAAAGTATGCCACATGATGACGATTACAAGCCCGCCAATCAGACGCTTAAAACGGATAAGAAGAAACTCAAAATCCGAAAAGAAGTGACCGTCTATATTTGCGAGCAGTGTGGTGCACATGTAAAAACTAAACAGTTATTTGAGCGGCACATGCGTAAGCACACAGGAGATCGTCCCTTTGCATGCGA CGCGTGCCCGGGACGTTTCCTGTCCGCTTCTGAACTGCGCGCTCAtactgtcacacacacaggccAGCGACCATTTCCATGTCGCTATTGTTCCAATCGATACACCAACTATACGGGTCGCCTCAAGCACGAGCGAATGCATGCAAATGTCCGGCCTTTTGTATGCGAAGAATGCGGCAAGGCCTTCACCAATAACTATATACTAAAGAACCATAGGCTCGTGCATACGGGAGAGCGTTCATTTAG CTGTGAGCTCTGCAAGCGCTCGTTTCTACGTAAGACTCATCTGAAAACTCACTATCGCTCGAACACTCACAAGCAAAACGTGGAGAAGCAGCAAATAGCTCCGCCAGCAGTTACATAA